A region of Dermochelys coriacea isolate rDerCor1 chromosome 1, rDerCor1.pri.v4, whole genome shotgun sequence DNA encodes the following proteins:
- the GJA3 gene encoding gap junction alpha-3 protein yields the protein MGDWSFLGRLLENAQEHSTVIGKVWLTVLFIFRILVLGAAAEEVWGDEQSDFTCNTQQPGCENVCYDIAFPISHIRFWVLQIIFVSTPTLIYLGHVLHIVRMEEKKKEEELKKKGSSRDSKHQGGEAAAGGRGGSNNSSTNKEPFPKKEKPPIRDERGKIHISGALLRTYVFNIIFKTLFEIGFIVGQYFLYGFELKPLYRCSRWPCPNIVDCFISRPTEKTIFIIFMLVVACVSLLLNMLEMYHLGWKKLKQGMTNQYRPDPLPIAIAPATIARDSKPVTLPLPSPAVFPTVSPALPDSHTITPLLSSQTVPSYYAEATARAQPTPTTFLADYPGAPPFSEEQHNTATPTPTSIPIPTPTSIPTPMQAITPYFNGSSQVLAVEQNWANLAVEQQRKTPASSSAASSAPSSIVQQSPKQDADSEQPLPSPPLLPPVAAVNSSSSTSLSRGSSSKWDVEGEEEATKEWPVSAACTTVEMHEPPLLIDTRCLSRASKSSSSRARSDDLAV from the coding sequence ATGGGTGACTGGAGCTTTCTGGGGAGACTATTAGAGAATGCACAAGAGCACTCCACGGTTATTGGCAAAGTTTGGCTGACGGTACTATTTATCTTCAGGATCCTGGTGCTGGGGGCTGCTGCTGAGGAAGTCTGGGGAGATGAACAATCGGACTTTACATGCAACACGCAGCAACCTGGTTGCGAAAATGTCTGCTATGACATAGCCTTCCCCATTTCCCACATTCGTTTCTGGGTGCTGCAGATCATCTTTGTCTCTACGCCAACCCTTATCTACCTGGGCCATGTGCTGCACATTGTGCGcatggaggagaagaagaaagaggaagagctAAAAAagaagggaagcagcagggacAGCAAGCACcaggggggagaagcagcagcaggtggcCGAGGGGGTAGCAACAACAGCAGCACCAATAAGGAGCCATTCCCAAAGAAGGAAAAGCCACCAATCCGTGATGAGCGGGGTAAAATTCACATCAGTGGTGCCTTGCTCCGCACCTATGTCTTCAACATCATTTTCAAGACTCTGTTTGAGATAGGTTTCATTGTGGGACAATATTTCCTCTATGGCTTTGAGCTGAAGCCACTCTACCGCTGCAGCCGCTGGCCTTGCCCAAACATTGTGGACTGCTTCATTTCACGGCCCACTGAGAAGACCATTTTCATCATCTTCATGCTGGTGGTGGCATGTGTCTCGCTGCTACTCAACATGCTTGAGATGTACCACCTTGGATGGAAGAAGCTCAAGCAAGGCATGACCAACCAATACCGCCCTGATCCACTCCCCATTGCCATTGCACCAGCTACCATTGCAAGGGACTCCAAACCTGTTACTCTGCCATTGCCATCTCCGGCAGTATTCCCTACTGTTTCACCTGCTCTGCCGGATTCCCATACCATCACTCCGCTGCTCTCTTCACAGACTGTGCCATCTTACTATGCTGAAGCCACTGCTAGGGCACAACCAACCCCCACAACTTTCCTGGCTGACTACCCCGGGGCTCCTCCATTCTCTGAGGAGCAACACAATACTGCCACTCCCACTCCAACCTCTATCCCAATCCCAACTCCAACCTCCATCCCAACCCCTATGCAAGCCATCACCCCCTACTTCAATGGCAGCAGCCAGGTCTTAGCTGTTGAGCAGAACTGGGCCAATCTGGCAGTTGAGCAGCAGAGGAAGACACCAGCCTCCAGCTCAGctgcctcctctgcccccagcagcaTCGTACAACAATCTCCAAAGCAAGATGCAGACAGTGAGCAGCCGCTGCCATCGCCACCTCTTTTGCCACCTGTAGCAGCAgtcaatagcagcagcagcaccagcctgAGCAGAGGAAGTAGCAGCAAGTGGGATGTAGAAGGTGAAGAGGAGGCCACAAAGGAATGGCCAGTGTCAGCTGCCTGCACTACAGTAGAAATGCATGAGCCGCCACTGCTCATAGACACACGGTGCTTAAGCAGGGCTAGTAAGTCAAGCAGCAGTAGAGCCAGGTCAGATGACTTAGCTGTGTAG